The genomic window agtagcatcattgtccggaaggcctacaggtggtcaactgggtctgaagtcccgtcgtagctttcaaattgagggagcttgaagtttggcgggatcggttcctgcatgatcatttgagagaagggagggtcagtacaaatatcttcaccataaacggagggagcgtggcggagttcttcgatccgacggttcatctcctggagccttcgatccagaaaattctctcgactacgggtctcgagggttttctggcaaaatggaggtagagatcttccaggagtggaatcgtgatttgactgagggctctccaccctcggattcatctttccgggaaagatgaggcgattggcccaagtggcccgtcctactaccagattttggagttccgacgacaTTCTCTCCAGTCGTACTGACGCCtgcagctgttgctgctgctgcatggcctgtaccgcttcagtgaggcctttgacctactgaaccagtaggtagaattgctccgcgccaatcgccgctaccggaggaggaggaggagcctgggagattggaggtgaggccggagcctgagatctggccgcggaggccatggatcaccGAGTGGATGCTTTGCAGAGAGGTATCGGGCGAAGATCCGgtagagggaggagaagaggatgtcggagaagatgaccggaggtggtcccgttgagtgctcctttaaaaacaaaggtactgcgaagacacagccacccttcctctagcgccaatcctgttggtgcaaaaatccaccggcgtcggagaagctggagtcgagggagtcacgatcgccgccgggacctgcaaaggaagtctaaaccagagttgggggtgctccgctaagaccctccgacgctcaagtcagttctctgtctcaacaagaatggagtgctcgaacgaaaattttagcaaaattttgagatagaaattagagcttagagaataacgtatctggagtcccctttttataggcggaggatgcaacagactgacagcgacgtttgtaaccgcccggtagtgggccgctcggggccaggaggagtttgttatgaagagtagtgaagtggagtcgtggctatcaccgtggcctaccacgcggagcctgttgcggagagtggatcagtgttcgttgtcgcgacttgccagagagtggtggagccgcgcggaatctgtcgcaggaagtggagcagagtcgtggccattactgtggccgctggaagtggagcagagttgtggccattattgtggccgcTGGAAGTGGAGCAATGTCGTAGCCATTACCGTGGCCTACcgaggagtccaggcctgtcggccgaagctcggttgaggtatctggcggagagaggcagctatccatctgaggggagctcggatgttgctggcgaaccttctaccatCGGGTGTCTTGgagttaatactgcaggcgagggccactttctgtaggagctcggtcagaggcttttcgcagacgaagttcggtttcgcacagaattcggcagagggtcgGCCGGCAGTGGAtgccggatggtgctggagaggttcatccgcaagaggggtccagctgctggattccatgtgtcgtaggagttcgcccggaatctgtccgctacagaagttcggtcagagcttgatctccgtagaagctcggacggggatcatttgtcgaggaatctcggtcgaAGCCTGTCTGCGATAGAAATctggaaggaattcatccacaatggaagctcgggtgaaggcttacagtgaaaatccggcgcggaccgctcgtagtagaaatttgaagtagattgtttgtagcagaagctcagagtggatcgcttgcagtagaagctcggagtccgatccttgtaggagttcgggtgaggtctacctgcgacaggagttcagggcagaagtccggctcccgtaggagctcggacgaagtctacctgttcggggaagaagaccggctctcgtgggagcccggatgaagtctatctgcagtcaaaattcggggaagaagtccggctcccgtaagagtccggacgaagtctacctacagtcggagttcggggaagaggtccagctcccgtaggagtccggatgaaggctacctgcagtcggagttcggggaagaggtccggctcccgtaggagcccggatgaagtctagaaggtggtcgaccaccgtagaaacttggatggagtctgtctGTCACAGAGAATCCGGTTGACATTGGCAGGGGTCTATCAGTCGGTagaacttgggaacgttgcggaggctcggtcgtcggggaggttcgaaaagatgtcgccgaaggtcggacgtcggtagaatccctggagggtcactcccgacgtgaacttcggctgggtggtattttatacccaacacacttCTTTTGTCCAAAGTAACCGACCACGTAGCTATGCACGTGATGACTCACCATTTGGACTTAGAagtgggggggcaactattggagaAAACCGACTGGCCTCCATTTGCCGATCAATCTCCGGAACAGTCCAACCGACATCCGACTCTGACCCATCAAATAAACGGACGACCCTGAAAACGACTACCAACTATATATCGACTGAACAGGCCGATACTGCTTTCAACCGATCGAACTTCCTTTATCGATTCAGATCGGTAAGCGGTCGATGTTCGGACTCTACAGACAATAGACTACTTCGACTGTCGGTATTTCAGAATTACTAACCGACAACCGACCCCCGACGCATAGTCGGctgactcattcaaatatatcataaccatcACAGGCGGTTATTCCACTGATATCGCGACGTAATCCATGAGGATTAATAACCCACTACAAGATTACCGTCCTGTGATTCTACGCCGCTAAATGCGGGATCATATCCGACGGTTACGATCATCTATTCTATAAAAAGAGAATAAGGCAACAGTTTCGATAAGCTAATCCTGATACGCTGAGCTCTGTCTCCGTTCTCATTCTACTGTTTCTCAGTCCtcttctgacttaagcatcggaggatcccgtCGAAAATAACTCTGATTAGTACGGATTTTATTTTGCAGATGCTCATTCTCGATGAACAGATGATTAGGAGATTGGCAGTAACAATTTGAATAAGCTAAACGTATTCGAACAAgttaaaatttatctaaataaATCTTCTAAGTCTGCCCCATCAACCAAAGAAAGCCTAAAGTGGCACAATCTGTAGCCCGGGATACGTCAATAGGTAGAAAGTGCTTGGTGCGGTGCTACAATAGGGCTCCATTTTCGTCCTATTGTGATGTCTAAGAATCAGGATGCCATGGAAAAGAAACCACAAATTTACATGCAGAACGTGCAAATGTATTTGCCGACACATTTGCCGACAAagtcagaaaaaaaattaaaaaaaggggAAACATTCCAAGTGCAGACAGCATTTGCAAGCTGCTGGATGCCTACAATAAAATTGTTGCCACATATTAAATTAGAAATCGATAGAATCCATTTGGCTTCTTGTGGCATGTCGTCTTTGACTATTAAAGCACTCAATGGATGGCCAAAGTCTTGTGACCAGGTAGGCCTGCTGTGTCCCAATCATCAGTAAGTTTATAGAAAAAATTGCAAACCGACCAGCTCCATCTGTTAATTTGTGCTTCTGTACCTGCACACACAAACCAAAGTGATTAGGGGATTCTCCAAACCGAAGCAGGTCACCACTCACCACCCATTACACAAGCATGCGTTGATTGGTCATTCTAATGTTTGGCGGGTCGTTTAGAACACAAGATGTTTCTTCTGCCAACGGACAGGTTATACCTTTCGCGCGAAAgcaggattcaccttccttcgtgCGAATGCACCGTTGGCTCGCGCGATGGTTGCTTCGAGGTCCGGGCAGATGGATGAATGGCCGGTTCGGAGTGCTTTACGTTCGGTGCGGATAGCGATCGGACGGGTGATGTACAGAAAGAAGATGAATCATTCTTTCGCGACCCGAACCCGCTAGTTCCAAGGACCGCTTGTCAACAACCGTGCATCCAGGTACTCCAGACAGATATGTCGAGCCACTCAAAGATTCAAAGCTTTACGGGTCTCATTATTTTATGTCAAGCCCCAGAAAGGGCTTGAACACCCCAATCTGGTTTCTTGTTCTTCTACTTTGCTCGGCTCTTTCCTTTGTCTTTTGGAAGACTTCCCGTCATGATGAGAATAGAGGAGATGCTTCCATCCATACTTTGTTTGGTGGTCTCCATCGCCGCAGGATCAGCGTGGGTTGGAAACGCGGCGTCGACCTTGCCGGCCAAACAGATCGAGAGAGGCTTCTCGGCCACCCACGACCCATCCTACTCCGAGTTCCAGCCTCTCCTCGCCGACCCGAACGGCGTTTTCTCCCTGGGCTTCCTCCGCTTCAACTCCACCCAGCTCGAGCTCGCGGTCCTCCACCTCCCCTCCTCCCTGCCCGTCTGGCGCGCCAACCAGGCTCGCCCAGCACTCTGGACCAGGTCCACCTCCTTCTCCTTTAATGGCACCCTAGTCCTCTCCGACCCGGAAACAGGGGTAATCTGGTCGACCCCGACCGCCGGCGGGGACCGACTCGTTCTCCTCGACTCCTCCAACCTTCAAATCCAAAAGCTCGGAGATCCCGTCGATGTTCTATGGCAAAGCTTCGATTTTCCATCGGATACTCTGGTCCAGAACCAGACCTTCACCTCGAAGGCCGCACTTCTCTCCACGAACCGGAGATATTCTATGCGTCTGGGCTCGAATTACTTCGCCCTTTATATGGAAGTCGGCGAAGACCCGTCGCCGATGTACTGGAAGCACACGGCAATGGAAGCCAGGGCCCAGATCGTCCCTGGCGAAGGGTCGATCTACGCCCGGGTCGAACCGGCCGGGTTCCTCGGCATGTACCAAAACGAGAAGGCCCCCGTCGACGTGCTGCCCTTCGATACGTTCAGCAGAGGGATCTCCGGGCTCCGCCGCCTGACCCTGGAGCCCGACGGGAATCTCCGGGCGTACTACTGGAATGGCTCGACGTGGGTGCGGGACTTCACGGCCATCACCGAGCCGTGCGGCCTCCCCAGCACTTGCGGGCCCTACGAGCTCTGCAGCACGGGGGAGCCCCGCTGCAAATGCCTGGATAACAGCACCGACAGGTGCCTTCCGGCGGGTTCTGGCGATCTTTGCGCATCGGAAGGAGATGATTTCTGGGTTTTGAGGAGGAAAGGCGTCGACTTGGCGAACAAGGAGCTTCTGGGGTTCCAAAAGGTGGGATCTTTGGCGGAGTGCGAGGATTCCTGCGAGCGGAACTGCAGCTGCTGGGGCGCCGTCTTCAACAACGCGACGGGGTACTGCTACGGAATGGATTACCCGATCGGGACGGTGGTGGAGGGGGACGAGGGGAAGGTGGGGTACTTTAAGGTGAGGGGGAACGCCGGCGGGGGAGAACGAGAGGGAGCAAGCGCGGGGAAGAGGACCAGGGCGGCTTTGCTAGTGATCGGTGTCGTTATCTTCGCCGGGGCGGCAGGGTTCGGGGCTTACCAGGTGCGGAACCGGATGAGGATGAGAGGCGGCGTCGATGGGTCGATGACGGAAGGGCTCGCTCCGGGACCGTATAAGGATCTGAGCTCGGCCTCCTTTCGATCGATCGAGCTCTCCAACTCGTTTAAAAAGTGAGGTAGGCAAAGAGCGAGAGATAGATAGAGACAAGAGCACCTCGCTCTCCGGCCGGAGTGTCGTCG from Elaeis guineensis isolate ETL-2024a chromosome 9, EG11, whole genome shotgun sequence includes these protein-coding regions:
- the LOC105037190 gene encoding PAN domain-containing protein At5g03700, which gives rise to MMRIEEMLPSILCLVVSIAAGSAWVGNAASTLPAKQIERGFSATHDPSYSEFQPLLADPNGVFSLGFLRFNSTQLELAVLHLPSSLPVWRANQARPALWTRSTSFSFNGTLVLSDPETGVIWSTPTAGGDRLVLLDSSNLQIQKLGDPVDVLWQSFDFPSDTLVQNQTFTSKAALLSTNRRYSMRLGSNYFALYMEVGEDPSPMYWKHTAMEARAQIVPGEGSIYARVEPAGFLGMYQNEKAPVDVLPFDTFSRGISGLRRLTLEPDGNLRAYYWNGSTWVRDFTAITEPCGLPSTCGPYELCSTGEPRCKCLDNSTDRCLPAGSGDLCASEGDDFWVLRRKGVDLANKELLGFQKVGSLAECEDSCERNCSCWGAVFNNATGYCYGMDYPIGTVVEGDEGKVGYFKVRGNAGGGEREGASAGKRTRAALLVIGVVIFAGAAGFGAYQVRNRMRMRGGVDGSMTEGLAPGPYKDLSSASFRSIELSNSFKK